The following proteins are co-located in the Tripterygium wilfordii isolate XIE 37 chromosome 2, ASM1340144v1, whole genome shotgun sequence genome:
- the LOC119980682 gene encoding flotillin-like protein 4 — MYRVARPSEYLAITGGGIKNIRLAKKGWILPGQSCTVFDVSPVNYTFEVQAMSVEKLPFVLPAVFTIGPRVDDEESLLKYAQLIAPHDKHSHHVIELVQGVIEGETRVLAASMTMEEVFRGTKEFKQEVFGKVQLELDQFGLIIYNANVKQLVDVPGYEYFSYLGQKTQMEAANQAKVDVAEARMKGEVGAKLREGQTTQNAATIDAETKIISTQRLGEGKKEEIKVRTEVKVFENQREAEAAEADAELAKKKAGWSREAHVAKVESEKAVAIRAAELQREVEMMNALTMTEKLKAEFLTKASVEYETKVQEANWELYKKQKAAEAILYQKEKEAEAQKASAEAAFFARQQVADGELYAKQKEAEGLVAMAKAQGTYLGTLLGSLGGDYGALRDYLMISGGMFQDIAKINAEAVRGLQPKISVWTNGGGDDGGAAMKEVAGVYKMLPPLFKTVHEQTGMLPPAWMGTLTDPNVKSPTTSVWKD; from the coding sequence ATGTATAGAGTTGCGAGACCGTCGGAGTACCTGGCCATAACCGGCGGCGGCATTAAAAACATTAGGCTTGCGAAGAAGGGATGGATACTCCCAGGCCAATCATGCACGGTCTTCGATGTTTCGCCAGTGAATTACACCTTCGAAGTCCAAGCCATGAGTGTCGAGAAGCTCCCCTTTGTCCTCCCTGCCGTGTTCACAATCGGTCCTCGCGTCGACGACGAGGAGAGCCTCCTCAAGTACGCCCAACTTATCGCTCCACACGACAAGCATTCTCATCACGTCATTGAACTCGTTCAAGGAGTAATTGAAGGAGAAACGAGAGTCCTCGCTGCTTCAATGACCATGGAGGAGGTCTTCAGAGGCACTAAAGAGTTCAAACAAGAAGTATTCGGAAAAGTGCAGCTGGAACTCGATCAATTTGGTCTAATAATCTACAACGCCAATGTGAAACAGCTTGTGGATGTGCCTGGTTATGAATACTTCTCTTACTTAGGGCAGAAGACTCAGATGGAGGCGGCCAATCAGGCCAAAGTCGATGTGGCGGAGGCGAGGATGAAAGGAGAGGTTGGGGCAAAGCTCAGGGAGGGACAGACCACACAGAATGCGGCGACGATTGATGCGGAGACGAAGATAATTTCGACGCAGAGGCTTGGAGAGGGGAAGAAGGAGGAGATTAAAGTGAGGACTGAAGTTAAGGTTTTTGAGAATCAGAGAGAGGCGGAGGCTGCGGAGGCGGATGCTGAGTTGGCAAAGAAGAAGGCTGGGTGGTCCAGGGAGGCACACGTGGCGAAAGTGGAGTCGGAGAAGGCGGTGGCGATCAGAGCGGCAGAGCTACAGAGGGAGGTTGAGATGATGAATGCCTTGACTATGACTGAAAAACTCAAGGCAGAGTTTCTTACAAAAGCCAGTGTTGAGTATGAAACCAAGGTTCAAGAGGCAAATTGGGAACTTTATAAGAAACAAAAGGCAGCGGAGGCAATTCTGTACcagaaagaaaaggaagcaGAGGCACAAAAGGCAAGTGCAGAGGCAGCATTCTTTGCTCGTCAACAAGTCGCGGATGGTGAGCTCTACGCGAAGCAAAAGGAGGCGGAAGGACTTGTTGCCATGGCCAAAGCCCAAGGAACATACCTTGGCACCCTCCTCGGCTCACTTGGTGGTGACTACGGTGCTTTAAGGGACTACTTGATGATAAGTGGTGGAATGTTTCAAGATATTGCTAAAATTAATGCTGAGGCTGTGCGTGGTTTGCAGCCCAAGATTAGTGTGTGGACCAACGGTGGTGGCGATGATGGTGGTGCCGCCATGAAGGAGGTTGCTGGTGTTTACAAGATGTTGCCCCCGTTGTTTAAGACTGTTCATGAGCAAACTGGGATGCTGCCACCGGCGTGGATGGGGACTTTGACCGACCCTAATGTCAAGTCCCCTACGACCTCCGTTTGGAAGGATTAG